In one Streptomyces marincola genomic region, the following are encoded:
- a CDS encoding HRDC domain-containing protein, which produces MTDAQQTAAADTGLAPSEPSGPAPVPLLAPREGVPPVIADEAGLAGVVAAFAAGSGPVAVDAERASGYRYGQRAYLVQLRRAGAGTALIDPVACPDLGPLGRALADAEWVLHAATQDLPCLRDIGMVPSRLFDTELAGRLAGFARVGLGVMVETVLGYSLEKGHSAVDWSTRPLPEPWLRYAALDVELLVDLRDALEEDLARQGKLEWALEEFAAIAAAPPPQPRKDPWRRTSGVHKVRRRRQLAIVRELWTARDQVAQRRDLSPGKVLSDAAIIAAAQAAPADVRALAGLQGFGHRMGRKQLTHWQAAVDRARALPEDELPQPGQPGSGPPPPRAWQEKDPVAAARLSAARAAVTAHAEELRLPQENLLAPDVVRRLCWEPPADGGPESVAEALRALGAREWQIAETTQPLARALTARA; this is translated from the coding sequence GTGACCGACGCCCAGCAGACCGCCGCAGCAGATACCGGACTCGCCCCCTCCGAGCCGTCGGGCCCTGCGCCGGTCCCCCTGCTGGCGCCGCGCGAGGGCGTTCCGCCGGTCATCGCGGACGAGGCGGGTCTCGCCGGGGTGGTCGCCGCGTTCGCGGCGGGCAGCGGCCCGGTGGCCGTGGACGCCGAGCGCGCGTCGGGCTACCGCTACGGGCAGCGCGCCTACCTGGTGCAACTGCGCCGGGCCGGCGCGGGCACGGCGCTGATCGACCCCGTGGCCTGCCCCGACCTCGGCCCGCTCGGCCGGGCGCTCGCGGACGCCGAGTGGGTGCTGCACGCGGCGACGCAGGACCTGCCGTGCCTGCGGGACATAGGCATGGTGCCGAGCCGGCTGTTCGACACCGAGCTGGCCGGGCGGCTGGCCGGGTTCGCCCGGGTCGGCCTCGGCGTGATGGTGGAGACGGTGCTCGGCTACTCGCTGGAGAAGGGGCACTCGGCCGTCGACTGGTCGACCCGGCCGCTGCCCGAGCCGTGGCTGCGGTACGCGGCCCTCGACGTGGAGCTGCTGGTCGACCTCAGGGACGCGCTTGAGGAGGACCTGGCCCGGCAGGGCAAGCTGGAGTGGGCACTTGAGGAGTTCGCGGCGATCGCCGCCGCTCCGCCCCCGCAGCCGCGCAAGGACCCCTGGCGCCGCACCTCCGGGGTGCACAAGGTCAGGCGCCGCCGGCAGCTCGCGATCGTGCGGGAGCTGTGGACGGCGCGGGACCAGGTGGCCCAGCGCAGGGACCTGTCCCCGGGGAAGGTGCTGAGCGACGCGGCGATCATCGCCGCGGCCCAGGCGGCGCCCGCGGACGTCAGGGCGCTCGCCGGGCTCCAGGGGTTCGGCCACCGGATGGGCCGCAAGCAGCTGACGCACTGGCAGGCGGCCGTCGACCGGGCCAGGGCCCTGCCGGAGGACGAGCTGCCCCAGCCGGGGCAGCCGGGTTCCGGTCCCCCGCCGCCGCGGGCCTGGCAGGAGAAGGACCCCGTCGCGGCGGCCCGCCTGAGCGCGGCGCGGGCCGCGGTGACGGCGCACGCGGAGGAGCTGAGGCTGCCGCAGGAGAACCTGCTGGCGCCCGACGTGGTCCGCAGGCTGTGCTGGGAGCCGCCCGCCGACGGCGGGCCGGAATCGGTCGCGGAGGCCCTGCGCGCCCTGGGCGCGCGCGAGTGGCAGATCGCCGAGACCACGCAGCCGCTGGCGCGGGCGCTGACCGCCCGCGCCTGA